The Ramlibacter sp. PS4R-6 nucleotide sequence CGACCTGTCGGAGCAGCGCCGCGTCGAGGAGCTGTCGCGCGCCAGCCAGGAAAGGCTGCAGGCCACCGCGCGCCTGGCCACCGTGGGCGAGATGGCGTCGCTGCTGTCGCACGAGCTGAACCAGCCGCTCGCCGCGATTTCCAGCTACGCGACGGGGTCGCTCAACCTGCTGAAGTCGCAGGTGACGGCGGGCGGTGACGAGTCCATCGGCGACATCGAGGTGGCGATGAAGCGCATCGCCGAACAGGCCGAGCGCGCCGGCAAGGTGATCAAGAGCGTGCACGACTTCGTGCGCCGCCGCGACAAGGAGCGCGAGCCGATCGCGCCCGATGCGCTGGTGGATTCGGTGATGCCGCTGGTGTCGCTGCAGGCACGCAAGCTGGGCGTGCGCGTCGAAACGCACGTCGACGCCAGCCTGCCGCCGGTGCTGGTGGACCGCACGATGGTCGAACAGGTGCTGCTGAACCTCGCGCGCAACGCGATGCAGGCCATGGACGAAAGCGGCGTCGCGCAGCCCTCTCTGTTGATCGAGGTGCGCAGGGCCGGCGGCGCCTCGCTGGCCCCGGGCATGGCGTGGCTGGAGTTCTCGGTGGCGGACGTCGGCCCGGGCATCCCGGCCGAGGTGCAGCAGCAGCTGTTCACGCCCTTCTTCACGACCAAGACCGAAGGCATGGGCCTGGGCCTGTCGCTGTGCCGCACGGTCGTCGAGCAGCATGGGGGATTCCTCGCATTCGAGCCCAACCGCCCCACGGGTACGATTTTCCGGTTCACGCTTCCCGTCGACGCCCGCGCGCTGGCGGCTGCGACCCCCTGACATGCAACCTTCGCAAAACGCCCTCGTGTTCATCGTCGACGACGATGCAAGCGTGCGCGAGGCGCTGGCGTGGCTGTTGCGCTCGCGGCACCTGCTGTCGGAGTCGTACGGCGGCGCCGAGGAATTCGACGAGATGCTGGCGCGCGGCTGGGCGCCCGCGCAGCCGTGCTGCCTGCTGCTGGACGTGCGCATGCCCGGCATGAGCGGCCTGGCGCTGTTCGACAAGCTGGTGCAGCGCGGCCTGACGGAGCTGATGCCGGTGATCTTCCTGACCGGCCACGCCGACGTGCCGACCGCGGTCGACATGGTCAAGCGCGGCGCCTTCGACTTCTGCGAGAAGCCGTTTTCCGACAACGCGCTGGTCGACCGCATCGAGCAGGCGCTCAAGCTTTCGCAAGGCGTGCTGGACGCGCGGCGCGCGAAGGGCGCGGTGCAGGCGCGCCTGGCCGAGCTGACCGAACGCGAGCGCGACGTGATGCGGCTGGTGGTCGAGGGCCTGCCCAACAAGCTGATCGCCGACCAGCTCGACATCAGCGTGCGCACGGTGGAAGTGCATCGCGCGCGCGTGTTCGACAAGATGGAAGTGAAGTCGGCGGTGGAGCTCGCCAACCTGCTGCGCGGGGCCTAGTCCTTCCCCTTGTCTTCGTCGCGCGGGGGCTCGCCGCCCTTGCGCCCGGCGAACATGGTCCACCACACGATCAGCAGCAGCAGCGCCAGCGCGAGCAGCGCTTCGAGCAGAATCACCCACATGGCACGGTCCTTCGCATGGCTCGCGATTGTAGGAACGCTGGCCGGCTGCGCCTCGGTGCCGCTGCCGCCGATGGACGAAGCGCCGCGGCCGGCATCGCCCGCGACGAGCGCTCCCGCGGTGACGGGCGACGTCGTCACGATGCCGAAGAGCCGCTGGGTGCCCGTGGCGTGGAGCGAGTTGCCGGGCTTCGCCGACGACGCCCTCTACGACGCCTGGAACGCGTGGCTCAAGGGCTGCGAACGCCCGCCCGCGAACTGGGCGCGCCTGTGCGGCGACGTGCGGCGCCTGTCGATCGCATCGGCCGACGAGCAGCGCGCGTGGATGCTCGAGAAGCTGCAGCCCTACCGCGTCGAGCCGCTCGCGGGCCCCGCCGACGGCCTGCTCACGGGCTACTACGAACCGCTCCTGGAAGCGACGCGCGTGGCGACCGCACGCAACGCCGCGCCGCTGTACCGCCCGCCCGCGACGCTCGCCAGCCGCCGGCCCTGGTACACGCGCGAGGAGATCGACACGCTGCCCGAGGCGCGCGCGCAGCTGCGCGGCCGCGAGATCGCGTGGCTCGCCGACCCGCTCGATGCGCTGGTGGTGCAGATCCAGGGATCGGCGCGCCTGCGCATCACCGAACCCGACGGCACGCAGCGCACCGTGCGCCTCGCCTTCGCCGGAACCAACGAGCAGCCCTACCGCAGCGTCGGCAACTGGCTGCTGCAGCAGGGCGCGATCCGCGACGCCTCGTGGCCCGGCATCAAGGCGTGGGCCGCGCAGAACCCGGGCCGCGTCAACGAGATGCTGTGGAGCAACCCGCGCTACGTGTTCTTCCGCGAGGAGCCGCTGCCCGAGGGTGATGCATCGGCCGGCCCGCGCGGCGCGCAGGGCGTGCCGCTCACGCCGGGGCGCTCGATCGCGGTGGACAAGGACAGCATCCCCTACGGCACGCCGGTGTGGCTGGTTTCCGCGGGGCCCGTGGTGAGCCTGCAGCGGCTGGTGTTCGCGCAGGACACCGGCAGCGCCATCGTCGGCGGCGTGCGCGCCGACTACTTCACCGGATGGGGTGCGGAAGCGGGCGAACTCGCGGGGCGCCTGCGCCAGCCGCTGAAACTGTGGGTGCTGCAGCCCCGCTGAGCTGGCGGCGTGCGCACAATGCGCGCATGCCCGAGTGCCGCTGGCTTTTCAGCGCCGTCCTGCTTCTGGGAGGGTGCGCTTCCTCGCCGCCAGCCGTGGTGGCGCCCGCGCCTGCTGCGCCACCGGCCCCGCCGCCCCCGGTTGCCGTGGCGAAGCCGCCGCACTACCGCTGCGAAGGCGGCCTGGAGTTCGACGTGCGTTTCGGCGACGGCAGCGCCGAGCTGCTGTTCGCCGCGCGCGAACCCGAGACACTGCTGCGCGACGCGGGCGGCACCACGCCGCAGCAGACCGTCTACAGCAACACGAGCGCGAAGGTGGAGTTCGACGGCCGCGACGCCCGCTTGAACCTCGTCGCGCCGCCGCTGCAGGCGCGCTGCGTGCGCGACTAGCGCGCCGGCGGCTTCAGGTGCGCCAGCGGCAGCGCGCTGCTGGCCTTGACCTCGCCCAGCGAGAAGCTGGTGTGCAGGTCCTTCACGTTGGGCAGGTTGATCAGCACCTTGCGCGCGAGCTGCGAGAACGAGTCGAGGTCGCGGCTGACCACCTGCAGCTCGAACGTGCCGGCGCCGCTGATGTAGTGGCACGAGACGATCTCGGGGATCTTGCGGATCGCCTCTTCCATCTCCTTGGTGCGCTCGCCGGTGTTCTTGTCGGCGTCGAGCCGCACGAAGGCCAGCACGCCCAGGCCGATCTTGTGGCGGTCGATCTCGGCGCGGTAGCCCTTGATGTAGCCGGCCTGTTCCAGCGCGCGCACGCGCCGCCAGCACGGCGCCGCCGACAGGCCCACGCGCTGCGCCAGTTCGGCGTTGGTCAGGCGCGCGTCGGCCTGCAGCTCATTCAGTATCTGGACGTCAAACTTGTCGAGCGTTTCCATGGGGTGGCCATTTGAGCAAGATCCTTTCTCATCCTACCCAGTTTCCGGCACTAAACGCAAAGACTTATCTGGGCCCCGGGCATACACTGTGCAGTCCCAAGCAGGAGACAACGACGCCATGAATGCGCCGCTACCGGAACACATCCGCAAGGCCCTCGAGACGGTCACGCTGGACGACAAGTACTCGCTGGACCAGGGCCGCGCCTTCATGAGCGGCGTGCAGGCACTCGTGAAGCTGCCCATGCTGCAGCGCCAGCGCGATGCGCTGCAAGGCAAGAACACCGCCGGCTTCATCAGCGGCTACCGCGGCTCCCCGCTGGGCACCTACGACCAGGCACTGTGGGGCGCCAAGAAGCACCTGGCGGCCAACAACATCGTGTTCCAGGCTGGCGTGAACGAGGAACTCGCGGCCACTGCACTGTGGGGCACGCAGCAGCTCGGGTTCGTGCCGAAGGAGCAGCACAAGTTCGACGGCGTGTTCGGCATCTGGTACGGCAAGGGCCCGGGGGTGGACCGCACCTCCGACGTCTTCAAGCACGCCAACATGGCGGGCACCACGCCGTGGGGCGGCGTGATCGCGGTGGCCGGCGACGACCACGTCGCCAAGAGCTCCACCGCCGCGCACCAGAGCGACCACATCTTCAAGGCCTGCGGCCTGCCGGTGTTCTTCCCGGCCAACGTGCAGGAGATCCTCGACCTCGGCCTGCACGCGTTCGCCATGAGCCGCTACGCCGGCGTGTGGTCCGGCATGAAGACGATCCAGGAGATCGTCGAGTCGAGCAGCACGGCGATCATCGATCCGCAGCGCGTGCAAATCGCGATCCCCACCGACTTCGAGATGCCGCCCGGCGGCCTGCACATCCGCTGGCCGGACCACGCGCTCGACCAGGAAGCGCGCCTGTTCGACTTCAAGTGGTACGCGGCGCTCGCGTACATCCGCGCCAACAAGCTCAATTACAACGTCATCGAAGGCCCCAACGACCGCTTCGGCATCATCGCCAGCGGCAAGGCCTACAACGACGCGCGCCAGGCGCTGCTGGACCTCGGGCTCGACGACGCCGCGTGCCGCCGCCTGGGCATCCGCGTGCACAAGGTCGGCGTGGTGTGGCCGCTGGAAGCGACCATCACGCGCGACTTCGCCACGGGCCTGAAGGAAATCCTCGTCGTCGAGGAAAAGCGCCAGGTGATCGAGTACGCGCTGAAGGAGGAGCTGTACAACTGGCGCCCCGACGTGCGGCCCAACGTGGTCGGCAAGTTCAACGAAGTGCCG carries:
- a CDS encoding response regulator transcription factor, producing MQPSQNALVFIVDDDASVREALAWLLRSRHLLSESYGGAEEFDEMLARGWAPAQPCCLLLDVRMPGMSGLALFDKLVQRGLTELMPVIFLTGHADVPTAVDMVKRGAFDFCEKPFSDNALVDRIEQALKLSQGVLDARRAKGAVQARLAELTERERDVMRLVVEGLPNKLIADQLDISVRTVEVHRARVFDKMEVKSAVELANLLRGA
- the mltA gene encoding murein transglycosylase A; its protein translation is MARSFAWLAIVGTLAGCASVPLPPMDEAPRPASPATSAPAVTGDVVTMPKSRWVPVAWSELPGFADDALYDAWNAWLKGCERPPANWARLCGDVRRLSIASADEQRAWMLEKLQPYRVEPLAGPADGLLTGYYEPLLEATRVATARNAAPLYRPPATLASRRPWYTREEIDTLPEARAQLRGREIAWLADPLDALVVQIQGSARLRITEPDGTQRTVRLAFAGTNEQPYRSVGNWLLQQGAIRDASWPGIKAWAAQNPGRVNEMLWSNPRYVFFREEPLPEGDASAGPRGAQGVPLTPGRSIAVDKDSIPYGTPVWLVSAGPVVSLQRLVFAQDTGSAIVGGVRADYFTGWGAEAGELAGRLRQPLKLWVLQPR
- a CDS encoding Lrp/AsnC family transcriptional regulator, which produces METLDKFDVQILNELQADARLTNAELAQRVGLSAAPCWRRVRALEQAGYIKGYRAEIDRHKIGLGVLAFVRLDADKNTGERTKEMEEAIRKIPEIVSCHYISGAGTFELQVVSRDLDSFSQLARKVLINLPNVKDLHTSFSLGEVKASSALPLAHLKPPAR